The window CGATTCTGGGCGATCTGGTCGGCACGTTGCGCGCCGTCGGGGAGCGCCACGATTTGCTGCACCGCACGAGCGCGCGCGATTTCGCGCCCGCCATCGACGTGGCCCCGCTCTTCGAGCGCCTGCCGCGCCATTCAGAACTCCCGCGCTACGCGCGTTGGGATGAATCACTCCTAGAAGCTCCGGCCTCGCAAGCCTCGCTTGCGTTCGCATGGCCGGGAGAGGATGCACTTCCATGAGCACGACCCTAGAGAACGCTGCGGCTCCGCAGCACTTCGACACCATTGCCATCCACGGCGGCCATTCGGGCGATCCGTCCACCAAAGCGCGCGCGGTGCCGATCTATCAAACCACCTCGTATCTCTTCGACTCAACCGAGCACGCGGGCAAGCTCTTCGCGCTTGAAGAGTTCGGCAACATCTACACCCGTATCAATAATCCCACGACCGATGTGCTCGAGCAACGTATCGCCGCGCTCGAAGGCGGCGCTGCGGCCCTCGCGGTCGCGAGCGGCCAAGCTGCGGTCGTCTATGCGATTCTCAACCTCGCCAAAGTCGGCGATCACATCGTCAGCTCCACCTCGCTCTACGGTGGAACGTATAATGTATTTGCGCACACCCTCAAACGCTTCGGCATCGAGACGAGCCTGGTCGATTTTAACGATCCGTTCGCGGTCGAAGCCGCGATCAAGCCCAACACCAAGGCAATCTTCGCGGAGACCATCGGCAACCCGAAGATCGACGTACTCGATATCGAAACGTACGCGGATCTCGCGCACCGTCACGGCCTGCCGCTCATCGTCGATAATACGCTGGCCACGCCGTACCTGCTGCGACCGATCGACTTCGGCGCCGATATCGTCGTGCACTCGGCGACCAAGTTCATCGGCGGCCACGGCACCGCGATCGGCGGCGTGATCGTCGACGGCGGCACGTTCGATTGGGCCGCAAGCGGCCGCTTTCCGGAATTCACGGAACCGGATCCGTCGTATCATGGGCTGCAGTATTGGCAAGCCTTCGGCAACATCGCGTATATTCTCAAGGCTCGCGTGCAATTGCTGCGGGATATCGGCGCCGCGATCTCGCCGTTTAATGCGTGGCTGTTGCTGCAAGGCCTCGAGACGCTCGGCATCCGCATCGAACGCCACAGCCACAACGCGCTCGCGGTAGCCGAGTTTCTGGCAGCACATCCGCGCGTCGAATCGGTTTCGTATCCCGGCCTCAAGAGCGACCCGGCGTACGAGCGCGCGCAACAATACCTTCCGAAGGGCGCGAGCGCGATTCTCACGTTCCGCGTCAATGGCGACGCAACCGATGCCAAACGCATCATCGATAAGCTCAAGCTCTTCTCGCTGCTGGCGAACGTCGGCGATGCCAAGTCCCTGGTAATCCACCCGGCCAGCACCACGCATCAGCAACTCTCGCCGAGCGAGCAGCGCGCGAGCGGCGTTGAGGAATCCACCATTCGCCTCTCGGTCGGCATCGAAGATAGCCGGGACATCATCGCGGACCTCGAACAAGCCCTCGCGTGACCACTTCCTCCGGCGCTACGTCGATCGACGAACGCACGATCGCTATCGGCTCGCTTCAACTCGACGGCGGAACCACGCTTCCGTCCGTCGAGCAGCGCGTGACGATCTATGGTACGCCCAACGCCGGCGCATCGAACGTCGTCCTGGTTCCGCACGCGCTCACCGGCTCCAGCCGCGCCGCCGATTGGTGGCCCGGCATCGTCGGCGAGGGAGCCCTGTACGATCCGCAACGATGGTGCGTCGTCGGCATCAACGCCCTCGGGAGCTGCTACGGCTCGACCGGCCCGGGCAACCGCGCCGATTTTCCGCGCATCACCGTTCGCGACATCGTCCGGGCACAGCGAGCGACGTTGTCGCAACTCGGCATCGAGCACCTCGCCGTCGTCATCGGCGGTTCCCTCGGCGGCATGCAAGCCTTGCAATGGGCGATCGACGCGCCCGAACGCGTGGAGCAGGCGGTCGTCGTCGGCGCACACGATCACCACTCCGCCATGGGCATCGCTCTCAACGCCATTCAACGCGAGTGTCTAGCGCTCGATCCCGTTCGAGGCTTACGCATCGCGCGCAAGCTCGCGATGCTCACGTATAAATCCGAAGCACTGCTCAACGAGCGCCACGGACGCAAGCCGGACCGCAACGATCCCTCGCGTTTCGATATAGAAGGCTATCTCGAACTGCAGGCCGACCGCTTCACCTCGCGCATGGACGCCGCAAGCTACGCAACCCTCACGCATGCCATGGACAGTTTCGACGTACGGCTCGACGACTCGTCGTCGTATGGCGGCAACGGCCACGTGGCCGACACATCGGCGTTGCCGAAGA of the Candidatus Dormiibacterota bacterium genome contains:
- a CDS encoding O-acetylhomoserine aminocarboxypropyltransferase/cysteine synthase family protein: MSTTLENAAAPQHFDTIAIHGGHSGDPSTKARAVPIYQTTSYLFDSTEHAGKLFALEEFGNIYTRINNPTTDVLEQRIAALEGGAAALAVASGQAAVVYAILNLAKVGDHIVSSTSLYGGTYNVFAHTLKRFGIETSLVDFNDPFAVEAAIKPNTKAIFAETIGNPKIDVLDIETYADLAHRHGLPLIVDNTLATPYLLRPIDFGADIVVHSATKFIGGHGTAIGGVIVDGGTFDWAASGRFPEFTEPDPSYHGLQYWQAFGNIAYILKARVQLLRDIGAAISPFNAWLLLQGLETLGIRIERHSHNALAVAEFLAAHPRVESVSYPGLKSDPAYERAQQYLPKGASAILTFRVNGDATDAKRIIDKLKLFSLLANVGDAKSLVIHPASTTHQQLSPSEQRASGVEESTIRLSVGIEDSRDIIADLEQALA
- the metX gene encoding homoserine O-acetyltransferase, which encodes MTTSSGATSIDERTIAIGSLQLDGGTTLPSVEQRVTIYGTPNAGASNVVLVPHALTGSSRAADWWPGIVGEGALYDPQRWCVVGINALGSCYGSTGPGNRADFPRITVRDIVRAQRATLSQLGIEHLAVVIGGSLGGMQALQWAIDAPERVEQAVVVGAHDHHSAMGIALNAIQRECLALDPVRGLRIARKLAMLTYKSEALLNERHGRKPDRNDPSRFDIEGYLELQADRFTSRMDAASYATLTHAMDSFDVRLDDSSSYGGNGHVADTSALPKITFVGISSDWLFRPQDVRDAAARLARRGYPARYTELDSPHGHDAFLAEPHALSAQLHAAIG